The Bacteroidales bacterium DNA segment AAAGAATTGCCGGAGGTACTCTCGGATTCATAAATAATTAAAAATTGCTCATCATCCGTAACATCAGCAGCATAATTGCGCAAGGGATATTCTTTATTCTCAAAAATCAACACGTCTTCCGACTGTTCTGTTCCAATTTTATGATAAAACACTTTGTGGAACTCGTTTTTACCTGATAATTCACTTCCAGTCGGCTCATCATAGCGGCTATAGTAAAATCCATCGCCCTGCCATGAAATTCCTGAAAATTTGATCCATAAAAGGTGGTCTGCAAGCGTTACTCCAGACTCGATCTCCATCACGTAAATTTCGTTCCAGTCAGAGCCGCCTCTTGAAATTCCGAAGGCCAGGTATTTTCCATCTTTTGATACGTCATAGTTGGAAAGCGCCACTGTTCCATCTTCTGATAGCAGATTTGGATCAAGCAGCACACGAGCGTCATCCTCGAGGCTTTCCTGAACATAGAGCACACTTTGGTTCTGCATTCCGTCATTTTTAAAATAGAAATAGCGGTCACCTTTCTTGAAAGTCACGCTAAACTTGGGATAATCCCAGATTTTTGTCAAACGATTTTTAATGTCTTCCCTGAAAGGAATCTGGTTGAGATAGCCGAATGTGACTTTGTTCTGAGCCTCAACCCAGGCTGCTGTTTCTTCCGACTTATCATCTTCGAGCCAACGATAAGGGTCGGCTATTGTCGTCCCGTGGTAATCATCGGTTACATCCTGTTTTTTGGTTTCCGGATAGCTAACACTGACCGGTTGTTGACAACTTTGCATGATAATCATTCCTGCAATCATTAGTAAAGAGATTAATTTACTCATTTTCATTTTGTTAAATCTTTAATAGTTTAAAATACAAAAATTTATTCTGCATTGCAAAAATAATAGAAATAAAACTAACCCAAGTCTTTTTGTAACCTTCAGGGATTAACTTTCAACATGTCAATTTCTTACACATTTAAGGAACAGGTTTGTCGTTACGCTAATGCCGATAAAGATTGAATTACAGTTTGTTATAACACAGGAGCACGAATAAAAATGATCTGGAACTTCCTCATTGCAATTGTTCTTGTAAAAATTTCCTGTTACATTTCTGGAGCAGGAATTATCCGACGCGAGACACAAGGCTAGACCCGTAAGGCATCCATATATGGCATTGCTGCAAACAAACCCACCAAAAAGTGGGCTGATTTTTATCTGGTTACAAAACTAAATTTGTGAAAAACGTGGGCTGTTACCACTGCCTGTTTTTATTGAAAAAGAAAAAAGGCGATCACAAATGCTCATCATTGAGTTTTTTAGTCGGTATTCAAATAAATCAATTTGATCACTGCGTTTAGCATTTCTTAACACGGTGGCGTGCCTCATTTTGAGTACTTTTGCGCAAAATTCTAAAACACAAAACAATTATGTTATTCGATCTCGATTTGATTAAAAAAGTATATCAAGGATTTCCTGAGAAAGTAAATGAAGCCCGTAAAAAGCTGGGCAGACCACTTACATTAACCGAAAAAATCCTTTACGCACACCTGTGGGATTACCTGCCAGAAAAGGAATTCAGGCGTGGTGTAGACTATGTGGATTTTGCCCCCGACCGTGTAGCCATGCAGGATGCCACAGCGCAAATGGCATTGCTTCAGTTCATGCAGGCCGGCAGAAGTAAAGTGGCAGTGCCATCTACCGTGCATTGCGACCACCTTATTCAGGCTAAAGTTGGCGCCAAAGAAGACCTGCAGGTAGCTAAAGATGCCAACAAAGAAGTTTTTGACTTTCTTGCTTCAGTTTCAAATAAATATGGTATTGGTTTCTGGAAACCCGGCGCCGGAATCATCCACCAGGTTGTTTTAGAGAATTACGCTTTCCCGGGTGGGATGATGATAGGAACGGATTCGCATACTGTAAATGCAGGCGGTTTGGGAATGGTAGCCATCGGAGTTGGAGGGGCCGATGCTGTAGATGTGATGGCAGGCATGGCCTGGGAGCTGAAAATGCCAAAGCTCATTGGTGTAAAACTCACGGGAAAGTTGAGCGGATGGACGGCCTCTAAAGACATTATTTTAAAAGTTGCCGGAATACTGACGGTAAAAGGTGGAACCGGCGCCATTGTGGAATATTTCGGGCCGGGAGCCAAAACGCTGAGCTGCACAGGAAAAGGAACCATTTGTAATATGGGCGCTGAAATAGGAGCTACAACCTCAGTGTTTGGTTATGATGGCAAAATGGCTGACTATCTCAGAGGCACAGGACGGGAACCCGTGGCTGATGAAGCCGACAAAATCGCTGAGCACCTGACTGCCGACCCTGAAGTATACAACGATCCCTTGAAATACTTTGATCAGGTCATAGAGATTGACCTTTCGACACTTGAGCCTCACATTAACGGACCATTTACACCCGATTTAGCCACCCCGGTGTCTGAATTTGCCAAAATGGTAAAAATGAATGGCTGGCCTGAAAAACTTGAGGTTGGCCTGATTGGTTCATGTACAAATTCCTCTTATGAGGACATTACCCGGGCTGCATCGGTCGCTAAACAAGCACTGGATAATGAGCTGGAGGTAAAATCAGAATACACGGTAACACCCGGTTCAGAGCAGGTGCGCTACACCGTTGAGAGGGATGGATATCTCGATATTTTTGAAAAAATCGGAGGTGTGGTGCTTGCCAATGCCTGTGGCCCATGTATTGGCCAGTGGGCTCGTCATGGTGCTGATAAGAAAGAAAAAAACTCCATCATGACCTCCTTCAACCGGAATTTTGCCAAACGCAATGACGGTAATCCAAATACCCATGGCTTCGTTGCTTCACCAGAAATTGTCACTGCTTTTGCGATTGCCGGAACACTGGATTTCAACCCGATGACTGATTTCCTCATCAATAAAAAGGGAGCAAAAATAAAACTGAAAGAGCCGCAGGGCATCGAAATGCCGCTAAATGGCTTTGCTGTGGAAGACAACGGTTACCATTCGCCGGCTGAAGATGGAAGCCGCATAGAAGTCATTGTTGACCCGAAATCTGACCGCCTGCAATTACTTGAAGGATTCCCGGCCTGGGACGGACAGGATATGAAGGGATTGAAATTGCTGATCAAGGCAGCCGGCAAGTGCACTACCGACCATATTTCGATGGCTGGCCCCTGGTTACGTTATCGTGGTCACCTTGACAATATATCGAACAATATGCTGATTGGTGCTATAAATGCATTCAACGGTAAAACCAATGAAATCAAAAACCAACTGACAGGCAAATATGATGAAGTTCCTGCTGCGGCAAGGCATTACAAAGCAAATGGAATTGGTTCAGTTGTGGTTGGAGATGAGAATTATGGGGAAGGTTCATCCCGGGAACATGCAGCCATGGAACCCCGGTTCCTCGGTGTGAAAGCGGTACTTGTCCGGAGTTTTGCACGTATTCACGAAACCAACCTTAAGAAACAAGGGATGCTGGCGCTCACTTTTGCCAATAAGGAGGATTACCTGAAGATAAAGGAAGATGACACCATCGACATCATCGGTTTAAAGGAATTTGCTCCCGGTAAACCACTCATGATAAAACTCCATCATTCTGACAGTACGAGTGAGCAATTCCCCGTAAACCATACTTACTCTGATGTTCAGATCGGCTGGTTTAAAGCCGGGTCGGCACTCAATCTCATTAAAGAACAATCGAAAAAATAACCTCTAAAAACCATGAACAGATTAAAAGATAAAATAGCCATAATCACTGGTGGAGCAGATGGAATTGGTAAAGCCATCTCCGGGCGGTTTGCAGCAGAAGGTGCTGTGGCCTGCATCTGGGATATTCAAAGGGAAAAAGGACTTACACTTGCCGTCGAAATTGTAAAAACCGGTGGTAAAGCCGCTTTCTTTCAGGTAGATACTGCAAATTTCGACCAGGTTGAAGAAGCGACCAAACAAATCATCGAACAGTATGGAAAAATAGACATCCTGATCAATAATGCCGGAATTACCCGCGATGCCACTTTTCGTAAAATGACTCACGAGCAATGGAACCAGGTGCTGGACGTAAATCTCACAGGTGTGTTCAATTGTACCAAAGCCATCGTTCCGTTTATGCTGGACAAAGGTTATGGAAGAATCGTAAATGCATCTTCCGTGGTTGGCATTTACGGAAATTTTGGCCAGACGAATTATGTGGCTACAAAAGCTGCAATCATCGGTATGACCAAAACGTGGGCACGTGAATTTGGCCGGAAAGGAATCACTGTAAACGCAGTTGCACCCGGATTTACGATGACTGATATGGTTGCCAAAATGCCGGAAAACATCCTCGAAGCCATGAAAGCAAAAGTACCACTCGGACGACTGGCTACACCCGAAGAAATGGCTTCGGTTTATCTCTTCCTTTGCTCTGATGAAGCCAATTACATCAACGGACATACGCTCAGCGTGGATGGAGGAATGACGGTTTAGCAATTGATGTACACTGAGCAAAACCTTCATTTACTAATCCTGCGGGATCATAAACTCTTAAAAACGGTTTTACCCAAATTCAGTGGTGATAAATGTTTTATTGATTGGTTGTTGAAAATTTACTCATAGAATAAAAAACCTTATAAAATGAAAACAACACGAAAACTAATACTAAAAAAACAGATCCAGGCATTGTGAAATAAAATCAAATTAGCAGGTTCAAGCTAAAAAATTCCATTTACATGAAAAGAAACGCCTTTATTCACTCGAGTGGGATTTATGTTCCCGAGAGGGTGATTCCAAACAGTTATTTCAATAC contains these protein-coding regions:
- a CDS encoding aconitate hydratase, which encodes MLFDLDLIKKVYQGFPEKVNEARKKLGRPLTLTEKILYAHLWDYLPEKEFRRGVDYVDFAPDRVAMQDATAQMALLQFMQAGRSKVAVPSTVHCDHLIQAKVGAKEDLQVAKDANKEVFDFLASVSNKYGIGFWKPGAGIIHQVVLENYAFPGGMMIGTDSHTVNAGGLGMVAIGVGGADAVDVMAGMAWELKMPKLIGVKLTGKLSGWTASKDIILKVAGILTVKGGTGAIVEYFGPGAKTLSCTGKGTICNMGAEIGATTSVFGYDGKMADYLRGTGREPVADEADKIAEHLTADPEVYNDPLKYFDQVIEIDLSTLEPHINGPFTPDLATPVSEFAKMVKMNGWPEKLEVGLIGSCTNSSYEDITRAASVAKQALDNELEVKSEYTVTPGSEQVRYTVERDGYLDIFEKIGGVVLANACGPCIGQWARHGADKKEKNSIMTSFNRNFAKRNDGNPNTHGFVASPEIVTAFAIAGTLDFNPMTDFLINKKGAKIKLKEPQGIEMPLNGFAVEDNGYHSPAEDGSRIEVIVDPKSDRLQLLEGFPAWDGQDMKGLKLLIKAAGKCTTDHISMAGPWLRYRGHLDNISNNMLIGAINAFNGKTNEIKNQLTGKYDEVPAAARHYKANGIGSVVVGDENYGEGSSREHAAMEPRFLGVKAVLVRSFARIHETNLKKQGMLALTFANKEDYLKIKEDDTIDIIGLKEFAPGKPLMIKLHHSDSTSEQFPVNHTYSDVQIGWFKAGSALNLIKEQSKK
- a CDS encoding beta-ketoacyl-ACP reductase encodes the protein MNRLKDKIAIITGGADGIGKAISGRFAAEGAVACIWDIQREKGLTLAVEIVKTGGKAAFFQVDTANFDQVEEATKQIIEQYGKIDILINNAGITRDATFRKMTHEQWNQVLDVNLTGVFNCTKAIVPFMLDKGYGRIVNASSVVGIYGNFGQTNYVATKAAIIGMTKTWAREFGRKGITVNAVAPGFTMTDMVAKMPENILEAMKAKVPLGRLATPEEMASVYLFLCSDEANYINGHTLSVDGGMTV